In uncultured Bacteroides sp., one genomic interval encodes:
- the tyrS gene encoding tyrosine--tRNA ligase, whose protein sequence is MNFVEELKWRGMVHDMMPGTEELLAKEQVTAYLGIDPTADSLHIGHLCGIMMLRHFQRCGHKPLALIGGATGMIGDPSGKSAERNLLNEETLRHNQECIKKQLAKFLDFDSAASNAAELVNNYDWMKNFSFLDFAREIGKHITVNYMMSKDSVKKRLSSESSAGMSFTEFTYQLLQGYDFLHLYEAKGCRLQMGGSDQWGNITTGTELIRRKAGGEAYALTCPLITKADGGKFGKTESGNVWLDSKYTSPYKFYQFWLNVSDDDAAKYIRIFTSLEKEEIDSLIAEHSEAPHLRTLQKRLAKEVTIMVHSEEDYNAAVDASNILFGNATSDALKKLDEDTLLAVFEGVPQYEISKEALSEGIKAVDLFTENAAVFASKGEMRKLVQGGGVSLNKEKLAAFDEVINTENLLDNKYLLVQKGKKNYYLIIAK, encoded by the coding sequence ATGAATTTTGTAGAAGAATTAAAATGGCGTGGAATGGTGCACGATATGATGCCCGGCACAGAAGAGTTATTAGCAAAGGAACAAGTTACTGCTTATTTAGGTATTGATCCAACTGCTGATTCATTACACATCGGCCACCTGTGTGGTATAATGATGCTGCGTCACTTCCAACGTTGCGGACACAAACCATTAGCTTTGATTGGTGGTGCTACAGGTATGATCGGTGACCCTTCCGGAAAATCTGCCGAAAGAAATCTACTTAACGAAGAAACTTTGCGCCATAATCAGGAATGTATCAAAAAACAATTGGCTAAATTCCTTGATTTCGATTCAGCTGCATCTAATGCTGCCGAACTAGTGAACAATTACGACTGGATGAAGAACTTTTCTTTCCTTGATTTTGCAAGAGAAATTGGAAAGCACATCACAGTAAACTATATGATGTCTAAGGATTCTGTAAAAAAGAGACTTAGCAGTGAATCAAGCGCCGGAATGTCTTTCACAGAATTCACTTATCAGCTATTGCAAGGATATGACTTCCTTCACCTTTACGAAGCCAAAGGATGCAGACTACAAATGGGAGGTTCTGATCAATGGGGTAATATTACTACGGGAACAGAATTAATTCGCCGTAAGGCAGGAGGAGAAGCTTACGCTTTGACTTGTCCTTTAATCACTAAAGCAGATGGCGGTAAGTTTGGAAAAACCGAATCGGGTAACGTTTGGTTGGATTCTAAATATACTTCACCTTACAAATTCTATCAATTCTGGTTGAATGTAAGTGATGACGACGCTGCTAAATACATCAGGATATTCACATCTTTGGAAAAAGAAGAGATTGATTCATTAATTGCAGAGCACTCAGAAGCTCCTCATTTGCGTACACTTCAAAAGCGTTTAGCAAAAGAGGTAACTATCATGGTTCACTCCGAAGAAGATTACAATGCAGCTGTTGATGCTTCAAACATTCTTTTTGGTAATGCAACATCTGACGCTTTAAAGAAACTGGATGAAGATACTCTTCTTGCAGTATTTGAAGGTGTTCCTCAATACGAAATTTCCAAAGAAGCGCTTTCTGAAGGAATAAAAGCCGTAGACTTGTTTACTGAGAACGCTGCAGTATTTGCATCAAAAGGCGAGATGCGTAAACTGGTTCAAGGCGGTGGAGTTTCATTGAACAAAGAAAAGCTTGCAGCCTTTGATGAAGTAATCAATACAGAGAATCTATTGGATAACAAGTACTTACTAGTTCAAAAAGGAAAAAAGAACTATTATCTGATTATCGCAAAATAA
- the kduI gene encoding 5-dehydro-4-deoxy-D-glucuronate isomerase, with protein sequence MKTNYEIRYAAHPEDAKSYDTKRIRRDFLIEKVFTANEVNMVYSMYDRMVVGGAMPVGEVLKLEAIDPLKQPIFLRNREIGMYNVGGPGIVKVGDAQFELDFKEALYLGSGDREVTFESKDEKNPAKFYFNSLTAHRNYPDKKVTKADAVVAEMGSLEGSNHRNINKMIVNQVLPTCQIQMGMTELAPGSVWNTMPAHVHSRRMEAYFYFEVPEDQAVCHFMGEVDETRHIWMKGDQAVLSPEWSIHSAAATHNYTFIWGMGGENLDYSDQDFSAITDLK encoded by the coding sequence ATGAAGACAAATTATGAGATTCGTTATGCTGCGCATCCAGAAGATGCAAAGAGCTATGACACAAAAAGAATTCGCAGAGATTTTCTGATCGAAAAAGTATTTACTGCAAATGAAGTAAATATGGTATATTCAATGTACGACCGCATGGTTGTTGGTGGTGCAATGCCTGTTGGTGAAGTTTTAAAACTAGAAGCTATTGATCCATTGAAGCAACCAATTTTCCTTCGTAACCGCGAAATTGGTATGTACAATGTAGGAGGCCCTGGTATTGTAAAAGTAGGTGATGCTCAATTTGAATTAGATTTCAAAGAAGCTCTTTATTTAGGATCGGGCGACCGTGAAGTTACTTTCGAAAGTAAAGACGAAAAGAATCCTGCTAAATTCTACTTCAACTCATTGACAGCTCACAGAAACTACCCTGATAAGAAAGTTACTAAGGCTGACGCGGTAGTTGCAGAAATGGGATCTCTTGAAGGATCAAATCACCGTAATATCAATAAAATGATTGTAAACCAGGTATTACCTACTTGCCAGATTCAGATGGGTATGACTGAGCTTGCTCCGGGAAGTGTATGGAACACAATGCCAGCGCACGTTCACTCTCGTCGTATGGAAGCTTACTTCTATTTTGAAGTACCAGAAGATCAGGCTGTATGTCACTTTATGGGTGAAGTTGACGAAACTCGTCACATCTGGATGAAGGGCGATCAAGCTGTTCTTTCTCCAGAATGGTCAATTCACTCTGCCGCTGCAACACACAACTACACATTTATCTGGGGTATGGGTGGTGAGAATTTAGATTATAGTGATCAGGATTTCTCAGCAATCACAGATTTGAAATAA
- a CDS encoding gluconate 5-dehydrogenase, with product MANFSLEGKIALVTGASYGIGFAIATAYAKAGATVVFNDIKQDLVDKGIAAYAAEGIKAHGYVCDVTDEDGVNAMVAQVEKEVGVIDILVNNAGIIKRIPMIEMSAKDFRQVIDIDLNGPFIVSKAVIPSMIKKGHGKIINICSMMSELGRETVSAYAAAKGGLKMLTRNIASEYGEFNIQCNGIGPGYIATPQTAPLREKQADGSRHPFDSFIIAKTPAARWGTPEDLEGPAVFLASDASDFVNGHVLYVDGGILAYIGKQPQ from the coding sequence ATGGCAAATTTTTCATTAGAAGGTAAAATTGCACTTGTAACAGGTGCTTCTTACGGAATTGGTTTCGCTATTGCTACAGCTTACGCAAAGGCAGGAGCAACAGTTGTATTCAACGATATCAAACAAGATTTGGTTGATAAAGGTATTGCTGCTTACGCTGCAGAAGGTATCAAAGCTCACGGTTATGTATGTGATGTTACTGACGAAGATGGCGTAAACGCTATGGTAGCTCAGGTTGAAAAAGAAGTTGGTGTTATTGATATCCTTGTTAACAACGCAGGTATCATCAAACGTATTCCAATGATTGAAATGAGTGCTAAAGATTTCCGTCAGGTTATCGATATCGACTTGAATGGCCCTTTCATCGTATCAAAGGCAGTTATTCCTTCAATGATCAAAAAAGGTCACGGTAAAATTATCAACATCTGCTCTATGATGAGTGAACTTGGCCGCGAAACAGTATCTGCTTATGCAGCTGCTAAGGGTGGTTTGAAGATGTTAACTCGTAACATTGCTTCTGAATATGGTGAATTCAATATTCAATGTAATGGTATCGGCCCAGGTTATATCGCAACTCCACAAACTGCACCATTGAGAGAAAAACAAGCTGACGGTTCTCGTCATCCTTTCGACTCTTTCATTATTGCTAAAACTCCTGCTGCTCGTTGGGGAACTCCTGAAGATTTGGAAGGTCCAGCTGTATTCTTGGCTTCTGATGCTTCTGACTTCGTAAACGGACATGTTCTTTATGTAGATGGTGGTATTCTGGCTTATATTGGTAAACAACCTCAATAA
- a CDS encoding DUF4861 domain-containing protein, translating into MKKTIFLLFAAFAAASCSSSKNINVKVTNVSSLDRNKEMVEVSMAEISTKLHLADTAQVIVLDKNDQQVPYQITYDAKLIFPSTVKAKSSEVYTIKTGVPETFNTLTFGKQFPERVDDVAWENDRIAFRTYGPALQANGEKAFGYDIWVKRTNDLVVENRYAMELDDSTNAEIKRLAVTDPAASKALRERTSYHFDHGNGLDYYKVGPTLGAGNSAFLVDGEMVYPYCYKTQEVLDNGPLRFTVKLVYNPLNIKGNSVIETRIISLDAGSQLNKVTLSFSKVNAVMPLASGIVVHTGSNDYKMSAQKGYIAYADPKDPVNGQIYVGAVFPANVKEAKFIPFKGAEASKIKDGAEGHVTAISDYEPGSEFLYYFGAGWSKWGFNSSADWFKYVDEFAQKVRTPLTVTVK; encoded by the coding sequence ATGAAAAAGACAATCTTTTTATTATTTGCAGCATTTGCGGCTGCTTCTTGCTCAAGCAGCAAGAATATTAATGTAAAGGTAACTAATGTTTCTTCGCTTGATAGAAATAAAGAAATGGTAGAGGTTTCAATGGCCGAAATCAGCACTAAGTTACATCTTGCAGATACAGCTCAGGTTATAGTTCTGGATAAGAATGATCAGCAGGTTCCTTATCAGATTACTTATGACGCAAAGCTGATTTTTCCTTCAACCGTTAAGGCTAAATCTTCTGAAGTATATACGATAAAGACCGGAGTTCCCGAAACATTCAACACGCTTACTTTCGGAAAACAATTTCCGGAACGTGTAGATGATGTAGCGTGGGAAAACGACCGTATTGCATTCCGTACTTATGGTCCGGCTCTACAGGCAAACGGCGAGAAAGCATTTGGATATGACATTTGGGTAAAAAGAACAAACGACCTTGTTGTTGAAAACAGATATGCTATGGAACTTGACGATAGCACTAATGCCGAAATAAAAAGGTTGGCAGTAACAGACCCAGCAGCTTCGAAAGCTTTAAGAGAAAGAACTTCATATCACTTTGATCACGGAAACGGACTGGATTATTATAAAGTTGGTCCTACGCTCGGAGCGGGAAATTCTGCCTTCCTGGTAGATGGTGAAATGGTTTATCCATATTGCTACAAAACACAGGAAGTTCTGGATAACGGCCCACTACGTTTTACTGTAAAGCTGGTTTATAATCCACTTAACATCAAAGGAAATTCTGTTATCGAAACACGTATAATCTCTCTTGATGCAGGCTCACAACTAAACAAGGTAACTCTTTCTTTCAGTAAAGTTAATGCAGTTATGCCTTTGGCTAGCGGTATTGTAGTTCACACCGGAAGCAATGATTATAAAATGTCTGCTCAAAAAGGTTATATTGCTTACGCAGACCCTAAAGATCCGGTTAACGGACAAATTTATGTGGGAGCTGTTTTCCCTGCTAATGTAAAGGAAGCTAAGTTTATTCCTTTTAAAGGAGCTGAAGCTTCTAAAATTAAAGATGGAGCAGAAGGACATGTAACTGCAATCAGCGACTATGAACCGGGCTCTGAATTCCTCTATTACTTCGGTGCAGGATGGAGCAAATGGGGTTTCAACTCATCGGCCGACTGGTTTAAGTACGTAGATGAATTTGCACAAAAAGTACGCACTCCGCTAACTGTAACAGTTAAATAA
- the queG gene encoding tRNA epoxyqueuosine(34) reductase QueG has translation MNEELLSQQIKAEALRLGFSACGIARADAVGESMEYLEQWLADGNQAGMDYMNNHFDKRCDPRLLVEGTKSIVSVALNYYPSHKLREEQLQFAYYAYGKDYHEVMKAKLTELFNFINEHLAPVNGRVFCDTAPVLDRYWAQKAGLGWIGKNTQLIIPNAGSYFFLGEIFLDIELDYDSPIQSKCGNCTRCLDACPVKALEKPFLLNSNRCISYLTIEHKGDIEPAITPKMGNHLYGCDDCQKCCPWNRFASPHQIADFEPSEALLSMEEEDWKALTVEQYRVLFKGSAVKRAKYDGLMRNLKAILPDE, from the coding sequence ATGAATGAAGAACTACTTTCTCAACAAATAAAAGCCGAAGCTTTACGCCTCGGCTTTTCTGCTTGTGGTATTGCTCGTGCAGATGCTGTAGGAGAGAGTATGGAGTATCTCGAACAATGGCTTGCAGATGGCAATCAGGCAGGAATGGATTACATGAATAATCACTTTGATAAACGATGTGACCCGCGCTTGCTGGTGGAAGGAACTAAAAGTATTGTCTCTGTTGCGCTGAACTATTACCCTTCGCACAAACTGAGAGAAGAACAGCTACAGTTTGCTTATTATGCCTATGGAAAAGATTACCATGAGGTAATGAAAGCCAAGCTTACAGAACTGTTTAACTTCATTAATGAACACCTGGCACCCGTAAACGGGAGAGTTTTTTGCGATACAGCACCCGTTCTTGATCGTTACTGGGCACAAAAAGCCGGTCTTGGATGGATTGGAAAGAACACTCAGCTGATTATTCCTAATGCGGGTTCCTATTTCTTTCTGGGTGAAATTTTTCTGGATATTGAGCTTGATTATGATTCCCCAATACAGAGCAAATGCGGTAATTGTACTCGCTGTTTGGATGCATGTCCTGTGAAGGCTTTAGAAAAGCCATTTCTCCTTAACTCTAATCGCTGCATATCTTACCTGACTATTGAACATAAAGGCGATATAGAGCCTGCAATAACCCCGAAAATGGGTAATCATCTGTATGGTTGTGATGATTGCCAGAAATGCTGTCCCTGGAATAGGTTTGCTTCTCCTCATCAGATTGCAGATTTTGAACCTTCTGAGGCGCTTCTTTCTATGGAGGAGGAAGACTGGAAGGCTTTGACTGTAGAGCAATATCGTGTTTTATTCAAAGGCTCTGCCGTAAAACGTGCAAAGTATGACGGCCTTATGCGCAATCTGAAGGCTATCTTGCCGGATGAATGA
- a CDS encoding polysaccharide deacetylase family protein, with translation MFIEQPPKLIRALYPGAIWRMDPKEKAVYLTFDDGPIPEITPWVLDLLDKYGIKATFFLVGDNVRKHPEEFKMIIERGHRVGNHTFNHIRGFEYLTKNYLANTDKANEMIKSDLFRPPHGHMRAHQYYVLRKKYKIIMWDLVTRDYSNKLNGEQVFEKVKHYVRNGSIITFHDSLKSEENMKYALPRSIEWLLELGYQFKLL, from the coding sequence ATGTTTATTGAACAACCCCCAAAGTTAATAAGGGCTCTTTATCCGGGGGCTATTTGGAGAATGGATCCGAAAGAGAAAGCTGTTTATCTCACTTTCGATGATGGACCCATTCCCGAAATAACTCCCTGGGTATTAGACTTATTAGATAAATACGGAATTAAAGCTACCTTCTTTCTGGTAGGAGATAATGTGCGCAAACACCCTGAAGAATTTAAAATGATTATTGAACGCGGTCATCGTGTGGGTAATCATACATTTAATCATATCAGAGGATTTGAGTATCTCACGAAGAATTATCTGGCCAATACCGATAAGGCAAATGAGATGATTAAATCAGATCTTTTTCGCCCGCCGCATGGTCACATGAGAGCTCACCAGTATTATGTTCTCAGGAAGAAGTATAAGATAATAATGTGGGATTTGGTAACTCGTGATTATAGTAATAAACTAAATGGCGAGCAGGTTTTTGAAAAGGTGAAGCATTATGTTCGTAATGGTTCCATTATAACCTTTCACGATTCACTGAAGTCCGAAGAAAACATGAAATATGCTTTACCTCGTTCTATAGAATGGTTACTTGAGCTAGGTTATCAGTTTAAGTTATTATAA
- a CDS encoding DUF2723 domain-containing protein, protein MKQYKLVNNLTGWFAFAIAAVVYCLTIEPTASFWDCGEFITSSYKLEVGHPPGAPFFMLTANFFTQFVSDPAMVAKMVNTMSALMSAACILFLFWTITHLTRKLVLKDGESPKLSQIITIMGSGLVGALVYTFSDTFWFSAVEGEVYAYSSLFTAVVFWLILKWEDVADEPHSDRWIVLIAYLTGLSIGVHLLNLLCIPAIVLVYYFKKHPNANAKGSLLALVGSMVLIGIVLYGIVPGFVKVGGWFELLFVNDFGLPFNTGLIIYIIILLAAIFWGIYESYVEKSDKKMKLSFLLTVALLGIPFYGHGTSSVVIGAIVLAVLAIYLFAEFINKKYQISARTLNTSLLCIMMIMVGYSSYALIVIRSTANTPMDQNSPEDIFTLGSYLGREQYGSRPLFYGPAYSSKVKLEEKDGYCSPVVEEGAPIYGRKEKASANEKDQYVTAGNQQDYVYAQNMLFPRMYSSAHEAQYKNWMNIEGYDVPYDQCGEMVTVNMPTQLENIKFFFSYQMNFMYWRYFMWNFAGRQNDIQGSGEIEHGNWITGIPFIDNALVGDQSLLPDELANNKGHNVFFCLPLLLGIIGILFQAYRGQKGIQGFWAVFFLFFMTGIAIVVYLNQTPSQPRERDYAYAGSFYAYAIWIGMGVAGLIRMLNKKLGETPSAVIASVACLIVPIQMAGQTWDDHDRSDRYACRDIGQNYLNSCQAKGNPIIFTNGDNDTFPLWYNQETEGFRTDIRVCNLSYLQTDWYIDQMKRPAYDSPSVPITWSRLEYVTGANEYVQVRPEVKETILALYKSNPAEAKKNFGENPFELKNILKHWVRSDKEEFKIIPTDSIVIKLDKEAIKRSGMMIPDSLKGVIPDYMTLSLKGKRGISKSELMMLEMIAECNWERPVYMAISVGSENHLCFAENFCQEGLAYRITPFNTAKLGARMDSEKMYNNIMNKFKWGGMDNPKVYLDENVMRMCYSHRRLFAQLALQLVNEGKKDKALKLLEYGIKVIPTTSVPHDFQSGSMEMAKAYYAIGQKQKAEQILTDLFTKSCQYARWYLSMNNSQLATSNQECVYNLYILDETNKLLKANKSSLLPDYSKKFEALYASYSMRTGAK, encoded by the coding sequence ATGAAACAGTACAAGTTAGTGAACAACCTGACGGGTTGGTTCGCATTTGCTATTGCAGCCGTTGTCTATTGCCTGACAATAGAACCCACAGCCAGTTTTTGGGATTGTGGTGAGTTTATTACTTCAAGTTATAAACTGGAAGTAGGGCATCCTCCCGGTGCACCTTTCTTTATGCTGACAGCTAATTTCTTTACTCAATTCGTAAGTGATCCGGCAATGGTAGCCAAGATGGTTAATACGATGTCGGCATTAATGAGTGCTGCCTGTATTTTGTTTCTTTTCTGGACAATTACCCATTTAACCAGAAAGCTTGTTTTAAAGGATGGTGAGTCACCTAAGCTTAGCCAGATTATTACCATTATGGGTAGTGGTCTTGTTGGAGCTTTAGTATATACGTTTTCAGATACTTTCTGGTTCAGTGCTGTAGAAGGTGAAGTTTATGCTTATTCTTCTTTGTTCACTGCCGTAGTATTTTGGTTAATATTGAAGTGGGAAGATGTGGCCGATGAGCCTCATTCTGATCGCTGGATTGTTCTTATTGCATATCTTACCGGATTGTCTATCGGTGTGCACTTGCTTAACTTACTCTGCATCCCGGCAATCGTACTGGTTTACTATTTCAAGAAACATCCTAACGCTAATGCAAAAGGTTCTTTGCTTGCATTGGTAGGCTCAATGGTCTTGATTGGTATAGTGCTTTATGGTATCGTTCCTGGTTTTGTAAAAGTGGGCGGATGGTTTGAGCTCTTGTTTGTAAACGACTTCGGATTACCATTTAACACAGGACTTATTATTTATATTATTATTCTTTTAGCTGCTATTTTCTGGGGGATATATGAATCTTATGTAGAAAAGAGTGATAAAAAGATGAAGTTGTCATTCCTGCTTACTGTTGCGCTTCTAGGAATTCCTTTCTATGGTCACGGAACAAGTAGTGTTGTGATTGGCGCTATTGTGTTAGCTGTTTTGGCAATTTATTTATTTGCTGAATTCATCAATAAGAAATATCAGATTAGTGCACGCACATTGAATACTTCTTTGCTTTGCATTATGATGATTATGGTTGGATATTCATCTTATGCATTGATTGTTATTCGTTCAACTGCCAATACACCAATGGATCAGAACTCTCCTGAAGATATCTTCACGTTGGGAAGTTATCTGGGACGTGAACAATATGGTAGCCGTCCTCTGTTCTATGGTCCGGCTTATTCATCCAAAGTTAAATTGGAAGAGAAAGATGGATATTGTTCTCCTGTAGTTGAAGAAGGTGCTCCAATCTATGGCAGAAAAGAAAAAGCTTCGGCAAACGAAAAAGACCAATATGTTACAGCAGGTAACCAGCAAGACTATGTTTATGCTCAGAACATGCTGTTCCCTCGTATGTATAGTTCTGCACACGAAGCTCAATATAAGAACTGGATGAATATTGAAGGATATGATGTTCCTTATGATCAGTGTGGTGAAATGGTTACTGTTAACATGCCTACACAGCTGGAGAACATAAAATTCTTCTTCTCATATCAGATGAACTTTATGTATTGGCGTTACTTTATGTGGAACTTTGCCGGAAGACAGAATGATATTCAAGGTTCAGGGGAAATTGAACATGGTAACTGGATAACCGGAATTCCTTTTATTGATAATGCTTTGGTTGGAGATCAGTCTTTGTTGCCTGATGAACTTGCTAACAATAAAGGACATAATGTATTTTTCTGCCTTCCTTTATTGCTGGGTATTATCGGAATTCTGTTCCAGGCTTATCGTGGACAAAAAGGTATTCAGGGATTCTGGGCTGTATTCTTCTTATTCTTTATGACTGGTATAGCAATTGTTGTGTATTTGAATCAAACTCCTAGTCAGCCACGTGAACGAGATTACGCTTATGCCGGCTCATTCTATGCGTACGCAATATGGATTGGTATGGGTGTTGCCGGATTAATCAGGATGTTGAATAAGAAGCTTGGTGAAACACCATCTGCTGTTATTGCGTCTGTAGCTTGTTTGATTGTGCCAATTCAGATGGCTGGTCAGACATGGGATGATCATGACCGCTCTGATCGTTATGCTTGTCGTGACATTGGTCAGAACTATTTGAATTCTTGTCAAGCTAAAGGTAATCCGATAATCTTTACCAATGGTGATAACGATACTTTCCCATTGTGGTATAATCAGGAAACAGAAGGATTCCGTACCGATATACGTGTTTGTAATTTAAGCTATTTGCAAACAGACTGGTATATTGACCAAATGAAACGTCCGGCTTATGACTCTCCGTCAGTTCCTATTACATGGAGCCGTTTGGAATATGTAACCGGAGCAAACGAATATGTTCAGGTACGTCCGGAAGTGAAAGAAACAATTCTTGCTCTTTATAAGAGTAACCCAGCTGAAGCTAAAAAGAATTTTGGTGAAAATCCATTCGAACTAAAGAACATTCTTAAACATTGGGTACGTTCTGATAAGGAAGAATTTAAGATTATTCCTACAGATAGTATCGTTATCAAGCTTGATAAGGAAGCTATCAAACGTTCGGGAATGATGATTCCGGATTCATTGAAGGGAGTTATTCCGGATTATATGACTCTTTCATTAAAGGGTAAACGTGGAATCAGCAAGTCGGAATTGATGATGCTTGAGATGATTGCTGAATGTAACTGGGAACGTCCTGTTTATATGGCAATATCTGTTGGATCGGAAAATCACCTTTGTTTCGCAGAAAATTTCTGTCAGGAAGGTCTTGCTTACCGCATTACTCCATTTAATACTGCTAAACTTGGTGCTCGCATGGATAGCGAGAAGATGTATAATAACATCATGAACAAGTTTAAATGGGGCGGAATGGATAATCCTAAAGTTTATCTTGACGAAAATGTAATGAGAATGTGTTACTCACACCGTCGTTTGTTTGCTCAGTTGGCTCTTCAACTTGTTAATGAAGGCAAGAAAGATAAAGCTTTGAAGTTGCTCGAATACGGAATAAAGGTTATTCCTACAACTTCTGTTCCTCATGATTTCCAAAGTGGATCAATGGAAATGGCTAAAGCCTACTATGCAATTGGACAAAAACAGAAGGCAGAGCAAATTCTTACCGATTTGTTTACCAAGTCTTGCCAATATGCAAGATGGTACTTGAGTATGAATAACTCACAACTTGCGACAAGCAATCAGGAGTGCGTTTATAATTTATATATTCTGGACGAAACAAATAAATTGCTTAAAGCAAATAAATCGTCTTTATTGCCAGATTACTCAAAGAAATTTGAAGCACTTTATGCTTCTTATTCAATGAGAACCGGTGCAAAATAG
- a CDS encoding metal ABC transporter ATP-binding protein: protein MNKIIEIEHLFAGYDNKTVLRDVNLNVYERDFLGIIGPNGGGKTTLIKLILGLLKPESGEIRFLRDGKPVNSLSMGYLPQYNAIDKKFPISVYDVILSGLSRKKSLIKKFSDKHHAQVAEIITHMGLQGLEKKTIGQLSGGQLQRVLLARAIVSNPEVVILDEPNTYIDKRFESRLYETLSEINKERAIILVSHDIGTVVSNVKTIACVNETLDYHPDSEVSAEWLEEKFECPIELLGHGELPHRIIKNHHHEEQK from the coding sequence ATGAATAAGATTATTGAAATAGAACATCTGTTTGCTGGTTATGATAATAAAACAGTATTGCGTGATGTAAACCTGAATGTTTATGAACGTGATTTCTTAGGCATTATAGGACCAAACGGAGGAGGAAAAACCACATTAATTAAACTTATTCTGGGCTTGCTGAAACCGGAAAGTGGAGAAATCCGTTTTCTACGTGACGGGAAACCGGTAAATAGCTTGTCAATGGGATATTTACCTCAATATAACGCTATTGATAAAAAGTTCCCGATATCTGTATATGATGTAATTCTTTCGGGTTTAAGCCGTAAAAAGTCTCTGATAAAGAAATTCTCTGATAAGCATCATGCACAGGTTGCGGAAATTATTACTCACATGGGATTGCAAGGGCTTGAGAAAAAGACTATCGGTCAGTTATCTGGCGGACAGCTTCAACGTGTTTTGCTGGCGAGAGCTATTGTTTCTAATCCGGAGGTTGTTATTCTTGACGAACCAAATACTTATATTGATAAGCGTTTTGAAAGCCGTCTTTATGAGACTCTCTCTGAAATTAATAAAGAGCGGGCAATCATCTTGGTTTCTCATGATATTGGTACAGTTGTCAGTAACGTAAAAACAATAGCTTGTGTAAATGAAACTCTCGATTATCATCCCGATTCCGAGGTCTCTGCAGAATGGCTGGAAGAGAAGTTTGAATGCCCTATTGAGTTGTTGGGACATGGTGAACTTCCTCACCGCATCATAAAGAATCACCATCACGAAGAACAGAAGTAA
- a CDS encoding zinc ABC transporter substrate-binding protein, protein MNKVLIALSLLISISFIGCTNKKESGKRILTVTIEPQRYFTEQIAGDKYSVISMVPKGTSPESYDPTPAQLVSLGKSEAYLRIGYIGFEQVWFSRLMENAPQMRPFDTSAGIKLVFGTHHHDSEDEHHHSSNEADPHIWNSTINAQIIADNTCKALCSLDKENKSYYIQRCNKLKQEIKAVDDTLRAILKGADKSFMIYHPALSYFARDYGLHQISIEAGGKEPSPSQLKELMQTCKKEGVRVIFVQEEFDKSNAELIAKETGTKIVRINPLSYDWKGEMIRIAQALKR, encoded by the coding sequence ATGAATAAAGTACTTATTGCACTATCTTTATTAATCAGTATAAGCTTTATCGGATGTACAAATAAAAAAGAGTCTGGTAAAAGAATATTAACTGTTACTATTGAGCCGCAGCGTTATTTTACAGAGCAAATAGCCGGAGATAAATATTCTGTTATAAGCATGGTACCTAAAGGAACCAGCCCCGAGAGTTACGACCCAACTCCTGCCCAATTAGTTTCTCTTGGTAAAAGTGAAGCCTATCTTCGTATTGGCTACATTGGTTTTGAGCAGGTTTGGTTTAGTCGTTTGATGGAGAATGCCCCTCAAATGCGTCCTTTTGATACATCAGCAGGGATAAAATTAGTATTTGGAACCCATCACCATGATAGTGAAGATGAACATCATCACTCTTCTAACGAGGCCGATCCTCACATTTGGAATTCTACAATTAATGCACAAATTATAGCAGATAATACTTGTAAAGCTCTATGCTCTTTGGATAAAGAAAACAAATCTTATTATATCCAGAGATGTAATAAGCTGAAACAGGAGATAAAAGCTGTTGATGATACTCTTAGAGCTATTTTAAAAGGAGCTGATAAGTCGTTTATGATTTACCATCCTGCTCTGTCTTACTTTGCTCGTGATTATGGATTACACCAGATATCTATTGAAGCCGGAGGGAAAGAGCCTTCACCTTCACAGTTGAAGGAATTGATGCAAACATGCAAAAAAGAGGGAGTGCGGGTTATCTTTGTGCAGGAAGAGTTCGATAAGAGTAATGCAGAATTAATAGCCAAAGAAACCGGAACAAAGATTGTGCGCATTAATCCTCTTTCTTATGATTGGAAAGGAGAAATGATTCGAATAGCCCAAGCATTGAAACGATGA